TTTATATAGACCTTATTGCGTAACATTAATTTTACCTAGTTGTGTAAATGTTCTGTTAGCTGATACACATCATCATGAGTTTGTCAAGGTATGTAACGCCATATTCCATTTCATATAATTCAATACACTACTTTTACAAAAATTAATATCATCATACTTATCAATTGAGTACGATATTCTCAATATCTGCCTCaagatttattttcaaaattttgtgcTTTTTCAGTTTTCTCCCTGCACCCATACAACCAACCTGGGATAGGGATGACGAAAGAAGGCAGAGAGAAGCTGAAAAACCTTCAACTGCTTTGGTGAGCGCCCAAAGCATAGCTCCCCCATATGGACAGAGAAGAGGATGGGTTCCACGTTGTGTTACAGATTACGGAGGTAATTTCTTATTTCAATTAAACACACCATAATATGTGTCAACTTCTTATCAATACAGATGCCTTCTCCAAAGATGTAATTTTAGGCCTTTTTCTACTTTTCAGATGGGGGGGCATTTCCGGAAATCCATATCGCCCAATATCCCCTGAATATGGGACAAAAGGGACGTGACTCAACTTCAAATGCTTTAGCTGTTCAGTTAGATGCTGAGGGAAAAGTGAAATATGACATTTTGGCCAGGCAGGGACACTCGAGTGATAAAATAGTTTACTCCAAATTATCGGACTTGCTACCGGCAGAGATGGTTTCTGAAAACGATGAAAGTTTGAAAAAACCTTCCCAGGAAGAAGTCGatgaaataactgaaaaaacCAGATTGGCTTTGATGAAATTGACTAATTCTAAAATTGCTGCAGCCATGCCCGTAAGATGCGCAGAAAGACAAGGCCCAGCCGAATTCATTCGTTATACACCTTCTCAACAAGGCGCGGCGTTCAATTCAGGTGCTAAACAAAGGATTATACGCTTAGTAGAAGCTCAGGTTGACCCGATGGAACCTCCTCGATTCAagatcaacaaaaaaattcctaGGGGAGCTCCATCGCCACCACCGCCTGTTATGCACAGTCCAACCAGGAAAACTACCGTTAAGGAACAGAAAGAATGGAAAATACCACCTTGTATATCGAATTACAAGAACGCGAAGGGATATACTGTGCCTTTAGATAAACGTCTAGCTGCTGATGGTAGGGGACTTCAACAGTCCCATATCAACGAAAAGTTTGCTAAGCTTGCCGAAGCTTTGTATATTGCGGACAGAAAGGCGCGTGAGGCTGTTGAAACCAGGGCTCAGCTAGAAAAGAAATTGGCTCAAAAGGAGAAGGAGCAGAAAGAAGAACATCTTAGGCAGTTGGCTCAGAAGGCTAGAGATGAGAGAGCTGGTATAAGGACCGTACCTGTTGAAAGTAAGTATCACATGAATGCTTCATTCATCATTCTTTACTCTTTCTTAATAATAGAAATGAGGTCCAACttcagctgtcaaaatttttgaCAAGCTGTCATCTTGACGTTGACATCTGTGATGTCGATGTAAATGGCAACACTGAGGCCAGTTTCGACCAGTTAACATCATGGtttctttcaacttttttttacagaatTGACAGTGGAAGAAGAACGTGAGCGTGAGTTGCTGAGGCAGGACCGTCACAAGGAGAGAGCAAGGGACCGCAATCTTGCCAGGGCCGCCCCAGACAAGAGATCCAAGCTTCAGCGTGAAAGGGAACGTGATATCTCTGAACAAATCGCCTTGGGAATGCCCGCCAGGGGACAGTCTGGCGATGTTCAATTCGACCAGAGGCTCTTCGGTCAAGCTAAAGGTCTTGGGCAAGGATATAATGACGATGAAGGTTACAACGTGTACGACAAACCTTGGAGGGAAGGTGGATCCCTGGCTAACCACCTATACAGACCGAGTAAGAACATTGACAACGACGTATATGGTGAGGACCTCGACAAGATCATCAAGACAAACAGATTCGTGCCAGATAAGGAGTTCGGTGGCACTGATCGTAGTGCGGCTGCTTCCAGATCTGGGCCAGTACAGTTTGAGAAGGAGGAGGATCCGTTCGGTCTGGATCAGTTCTTGAGTCAAGCAAAGAGAGCTAGCAAGCGTAAAGAGCCTGAAAAGAGGGACGATAGGGATAAGAAGAAACGAAGAGATTGAATTGGTCTCCTAGGTCTTGCTGCATTGCAGACGTTAAGATTTTGTTTGTAACTGGTATAAATCCTGAA
The window above is part of the Coccinella septempunctata chromosome 8, icCocSept1.1, whole genome shotgun sequence genome. Proteins encoded here:
- the LOC123319096 gene encoding puff-specific protein Bx42, giving the protein MSLSSFLPAPIQPTWDRDDERRQREAEKPSTALVSAQSIAPPYGQRRGWVPRCVTDYGDGGAFPEIHIAQYPLNMGQKGRDSTSNALAVQLDAEGKVKYDILARQGHSSDKIVYSKLSDLLPAEMVSENDESLKKPSQEEVDEITEKTRLALMKLTNSKIAAAMPVRCAERQGPAEFIRYTPSQQGAAFNSGAKQRIIRLVEAQVDPMEPPRFKINKKIPRGAPSPPPPVMHSPTRKTTVKEQKEWKIPPCISNYKNAKGYTVPLDKRLAADGRGLQQSHINEKFAKLAEALYIADRKAREAVETRAQLEKKLAQKEKEQKEEHLRQLAQKARDERAGIRTVPVEKLTVEEERERELLRQDRHKERARDRNLARAAPDKRSKLQRERERDISEQIALGMPARGQSGDVQFDQRLFGQAKGLGQGYNDDEGYNVYDKPWREGGSLANHLYRPSKNIDNDVYGEDLDKIIKTNRFVPDKEFGGTDRSAAASRSGPVQFEKEEDPFGLDQFLSQAKRASKRKEPEKRDDRDKKKRRD